A genomic stretch from Leptospira johnsonii includes:
- a CDS encoding BTAD domain-containing putative transcriptional regulator, translated as MTYYQLSCYLVVTVLVYRTIHNLVLYFRNRKQAYLLYFALLQVAYGGYLFCFIQTINVENPEKALIWERMENATAAIFATFIALFVNSYKKLFSRDFVLLYVFMNLILAGILLQDPNAYTMSVAHPKHFPSLGIVIYETDQPTIMQFIFLSGILMIVWTVIKVMNQFRKNRFRNHFLFYGLVLFFASLIADILVASDLLGIPYTSHFSFLILMFCVDSFLTVNKSEREVRMEFKESVSRWLSKPEASSFVAQAKSVSVEGSESKSLKEKSRNPKKLSVRALGPLELDLDGKKIPAGEYSSKKKLLKLIKLLLVRFGKGVHKEELLENLWPGMSEKNALNSLHALLFRLRKILGNPESVVFAEDRLFFHPDLVEADFVEFERKFEAAGKLLRNKKEEEAVQSYREAQELYTGDFFEFDLYFPESELKREYLRKNLIEIYRILCEYSQKAGDANSLLSDSESWIRLDDLDERAWRFHFESLQSLDRKNEALRKFEDMKKILKKELGVEPDQETVSLIEKIRVTSPVS; from the coding sequence ATGACGTATTACCAGCTTTCATGTTACTTGGTGGTGACTGTACTAGTCTACCGTACGATTCATAATTTAGTTTTATATTTTAGAAATCGGAAACAAGCATACCTTCTTTACTTCGCCTTACTACAAGTTGCGTACGGTGGTTATCTATTCTGTTTTATCCAAACCATTAACGTAGAAAATCCTGAAAAAGCTTTGATTTGGGAAAGAATGGAGAATGCGACTGCGGCAATATTCGCAACGTTTATCGCATTATTCGTGAATAGTTATAAAAAACTGTTTAGTAGGGATTTCGTTCTACTCTACGTGTTTATGAACCTGATCCTTGCAGGGATACTTTTGCAAGATCCGAACGCTTATACAATGAGCGTTGCTCACCCGAAACATTTTCCTTCTTTAGGAATAGTCATCTACGAAACGGATCAACCTACCATCATGCAGTTTATATTCCTGTCAGGGATACTGATGATCGTATGGACCGTGATTAAGGTAATGAATCAGTTCCGTAAGAACAGATTTCGGAACCATTTCCTATTTTACGGATTGGTATTATTCTTTGCGAGTTTGATCGCTGATATTCTGGTCGCGAGCGATTTGCTTGGAATTCCTTATACTTCTCATTTTAGCTTTTTGATCCTTATGTTCTGCGTGGATAGTTTCCTCACAGTGAATAAGTCAGAAAGGGAAGTCAGGATGGAATTCAAGGAATCCGTTTCCAGATGGTTGTCCAAACCGGAAGCTTCTTCTTTCGTAGCGCAAGCCAAGAGTGTAAGTGTAGAAGGTTCCGAATCCAAATCTCTGAAAGAGAAAAGCCGCAATCCTAAAAAGTTGAGCGTGAGAGCCCTAGGCCCATTGGAATTGGATCTAGACGGGAAGAAGATCCCTGCAGGAGAATATTCCAGTAAGAAAAAATTACTCAAACTCATCAAACTTCTGTTAGTTCGTTTCGGTAAAGGTGTTCATAAAGAGGAACTTTTAGAGAATCTCTGGCCCGGGATGTCGGAGAAAAATGCTCTTAACAGTTTGCATGCTCTACTTTTCCGTCTTCGCAAAATTTTAGGAAATCCGGAATCAGTTGTATTCGCAGAGGATAGGCTATTCTTCCATCCTGATCTGGTAGAAGCGGACTTCGTGGAATTTGAGAGAAAGTTCGAAGCTGCCGGAAAATTACTTCGAAATAAAAAAGAAGAAGAAGCAGTGCAGTCTTATAGGGAAGCCCAAGAATTGTATACGGGAGACTTCTTTGAATTCGATCTGTATTTCCCTGAATCGGAATTAAAACGTGAGTATTTGCGCAAGAACCTGATCGAAATATATAGGATCTTATGTGAATATTCTCAAAAAGCAGGGGATGCAAATTCTCTACTTTCCGATTCTGAAAGTTGGATCCGTTTGGACGATCTAGATGAAAGAGCTTGGAGATTTCATTTCGAGTCTTTACAATCATTGGATCGTAAGAATGAGGCGCTTCGCAAATTCGAAGACATGAAGAAGATCCTAAAAAAAGAATTAGGTGTGGAGCCTGACCAAGAAACCGTATCTCTCATTGAAAAGATCCGGGTCACTTCTCCTGTGAGCTGA
- a CDS encoding putative solute-binding protein — MKKFLILSVIILGTWMSVGVGAAETVDRSMCVFDPSGAHGDVFKAAQRYQAQALTWGIRLDLKAYTDEVVANSDFKAGKCNMAFLTSLRVRGYVHESGSIEAIGALPSYELLRKTIEALSNPKVRELNTDGDYETMAMFPGGAVYLLLRDKNLKDIKDLAGKKIATLTYDQAATTMVDIVGASMVPAEIATFAGIFNNGRADACYSPAIGIKPLELMKGISPNGGIVRFPIGQLTFQIVARHKDFSEGFGNTSRAWAATQFDSMLSLTKKAEQEIPAKFWIEVPKDLQKNYFEKFREVRIRLRDKKVYHPTILKLMKRVRCSADKEAAECADNLE; from the coding sequence ATGAAGAAGTTTCTCATTCTATCGGTAATCATTCTTGGGACTTGGATGTCCGTAGGTGTGGGAGCAGCGGAGACGGTGGATCGATCAATGTGTGTATTCGATCCTTCCGGAGCGCACGGAGACGTGTTCAAAGCGGCGCAAAGATACCAAGCGCAAGCTTTAACATGGGGAATTCGTCTGGATCTAAAAGCTTATACGGACGAAGTGGTCGCGAATTCCGACTTCAAAGCCGGAAAATGTAATATGGCATTCTTAACTTCTCTTAGAGTGAGAGGTTATGTGCATGAATCAGGATCCATCGAAGCGATCGGTGCATTACCAAGTTATGAACTTCTCCGCAAAACGATCGAAGCATTATCAAATCCTAAAGTAAGAGAACTGAACACTGACGGCGACTATGAGACCATGGCTATGTTCCCAGGCGGCGCAGTTTATCTTTTGCTAAGAGACAAAAACCTGAAAGATATCAAGGATCTGGCAGGTAAGAAGATCGCCACTTTAACTTATGACCAAGCTGCCACTACTATGGTGGATATCGTAGGAGCTTCTATGGTTCCTGCTGAGATCGCTACTTTTGCAGGTATTTTTAATAACGGAAGAGCGGACGCATGTTATTCTCCTGCGATCGGGATCAAACCTTTGGAACTCATGAAAGGAATTTCTCCGAACGGCGGTATCGTTCGTTTTCCGATTGGACAATTGACTTTCCAGATCGTGGCCCGTCATAAGGATTTTTCAGAAGGTTTTGGAAATACTTCCAGAGCTTGGGCTGCTACTCAGTTCGATTCTATGCTTTCTTTGACCAAAAAGGCAGAGCAGGAAATCCCTGCAAAATTTTGGATAGAAGTTCCGAAGGATCTTCAAAAGAACTATTTTGAAAAATTCAGAGAAGTCAGGATCAGGTTGAGAGACAAAAAAGTATATCATCCTACCATTCTGAAACTAATGAAAAGGGTTCGTTGCAGCGCGGATAAAGAAGCCGCAGAGTGCGCCGATAACCTGGAATAA